From the Gallaecimonas mangrovi genome, one window contains:
- a CDS encoding family 43 glycosylhydrolase — translation MQPRRHLAGAFMALVALSFSGLASAKQVSIHDPAMAKDGNQYYLFSTGPGITVYQSKDRLHWRLDGPVFKPEPSWARTVIPNFAGHLWAPDVLHHDGKFYLYYSASAFGKNTSAIGVTVTKTLDINSPDYGWHDQGVVLQSVPNRDLWNAIDPNVTIDDKGTAWMAFGSFWDGIKLVRLDSSLTKVAKPEQWYSLARQERPPFTPQTAAGPGEIEGPFIFKHNDYYYLFVSFGLCCRGVNSTYRIAVGRAKTITGPYLDKNGKDMNQGGGTVMLKGNKAWPGLGGNSAYHWQGKDYLVFHAYEAADNGLQKLKIAPIEWRDGWPYVDPHNLDSYQSVLEK, via the coding sequence ATGCAGCCCCGACGCCACCTGGCTGGCGCCTTTATGGCGCTTGTCGCCTTGTCATTTAGCGGTTTGGCCAGTGCTAAGCAGGTCAGTATTCATGACCCGGCCATGGCTAAAGACGGTAACCAGTATTACCTGTTCTCAACCGGCCCCGGCATTACCGTTTATCAATCAAAAGACCGGCTGCATTGGCGGCTTGACGGGCCGGTTTTTAAACCCGAACCAAGCTGGGCTCGCACTGTCATTCCCAACTTTGCCGGCCATCTTTGGGCGCCGGATGTGCTGCATCACGATGGCAAGTTTTACCTTTATTATTCGGCCTCTGCCTTTGGCAAAAACACCTCCGCCATCGGTGTTACTGTGACTAAAACCTTGGATATCAACAGCCCTGACTATGGTTGGCATGATCAGGGTGTGGTGTTGCAATCGGTACCCAATCGCGACCTTTGGAACGCCATCGACCCCAATGTCACCATTGATGACAAAGGCACGGCCTGGATGGCCTTTGGCTCGTTTTGGGACGGAATTAAATTGGTCAGGCTCGATAGCAGCCTGACCAAAGTGGCCAAGCCGGAACAGTGGTATTCCTTGGCGCGTCAGGAGCGCCCGCCCTTTACACCACAAACCGCGGCTGGGCCGGGGGAAATAGAAGGCCCTTTTATCTTTAAACACAACGATTACTACTACCTGTTTGTGTCTTTTGGCCTTTGCTGCCGTGGCGTTAACAGCACCTACCGTATTGCCGTTGGCCGCGCCAAAACCATTACCGGCCCTTATCTTGATAAAAACGGTAAAGACATGAACCAAGGCGGCGGCACCGTGATGTTAAAAGGCAACAAAGCCTGGCCTGGCTTGGGGGGCAACAGTGCTTACCATTGGCAAGGGAAAGACTACTTGGTGTTTCATGCTTACGAGGCTGCAGATAATGGTTTGCAGAAGTTAAAAATTGCGCCTATCGAGTGGCGCGATGGCTGGCCCTATGTTGACCCTCATAACTTAGATAGCTACCAAAGCGTGTTAGAAAAGTAA